Genomic DNA from Setaria italica strain Yugu1 chromosome V, Setaria_italica_v2.0, whole genome shotgun sequence:
CTGACCAACCACGAAACAAACTCCTCCTCaagcattcaatactcctccccactccctccttgagctaaatctttgagagttttgagctagggcttgggtgagagagggatttgaggtgtgtgactcATTCTTTGAGTGAtaggtcaaccaagttcatctcaagagcacttgaagcatcttcaGTCTTTGAttcgcatttgttactcttaAAGCTTGCTTCTGGACGGTTCAGCGTCGTCCGTTTGAGCACCCTCTCGTTGTGGTGCGcccgggaagtttgtattgcccatccccttggaggattcatagtaagtgactcgatcctcctttgtggttgattgagagaggtaaagggttagtgagaaCCCGGCtttttgtgagctcctcaataGAGATGTAGCTCCCTTTGTGGGACTGAATtttggtaaacaaatcctttgtctcgagtgcttattgtgttcttcaagttcttgttgacctagagCTTAATTTGTGCTGATCTACATTTTGGTGAAGTTTCTCTCATAAAGATCACCTGCAGTAGTTTCTATATATCATtgctgaacttttgattcaaatagattctAATGAAACCtgtttatttttgaattttgtaGAGTAGCTTTTACTATGTCGGAAGTTCCACCCCCTATACCGAAAGTTCCGACACGTTTAACACCACTGCGAAGAATTTTCTAGTTTTAAAGATCGagactattcacccccctctaggcatcacatgATCCTTTCAGGTGGGAAGAGGTGCATCGGACTGAGCTGATCGGTCTCTCCCGATCAAGTAGTTCGTACGTGTGCTCCGCCATAGAGCCAGTTGcttggtgtacttgtcttgcgCCATCACCCGAGTGAGTAGATCAATGGACGCGTCGGTAGCGAGAGGAGTGTTATGTTGACGCGTTGAAACTGCTTCGaacgcgtgatccaagttcatgatgggtaggtcgtTTGCAAGGCGGCATCGGTGATCTGCTCGCGACACATTTCTTGCTCGGCGGTGTGTCCTTTTTGACTTTCCGTCTCTTCTCCTTGTATGTTGGCAGAGAGCTTATCCACTGACACGTCATCTGGATGATGTTCGTATCGTGGATGTCTGTCTGGTTGTTTTGCTCCGTCGCTGTTGGCCCCATGAAGAGTGACAATGGCGAGTAGTTCCCGCTTTTCTGGAAAAAAACTACTCGAGCTTGACATAATGATCTTTGTGGGACCATTGTCTTCGTAGATAGGAGACTAAGGGGtaccctcctggtatgggagagtATCCAGGTATGCAACAAAGGTGTGAATCGTCATCCCTAACGAGAGCAGATGGTTTCATGCCGAGCCGggagatgaatctgccttgtgaggTAGATGTGATCACCAGTCCCTGTTGCAGAtttgataaaggagtctccttgTCCGGATTCGAGTAGTAGTCGAAGTTCTCGATCGAATCCGAATTGGATTGGGATCTGGACAGGGAAGCTTGGTAGACGGTGCAAGCGTTTCGGAATCCAGACGGGAACCGACTTGTATCATGGGctgattcgcacgatggctcaAGCGCCAGCTCGTGAGAACTAATAtgactggtgggagaagtcgagttgtattCAGACTCATCCCTTGGTTCTTAGAGGTCGAAAATTTCATTGATTTTTTCaatgaaatcctccaaagcttggcgatggaggttGATATCATagtgcttcttctccgggacCGGCACAATGTGGCGGTGAAAGTTTCTAGCGCCGTCCTTgatgcagacccaggagccgaagatgaacgttGCGCCTTCTTCGAACgtgacggtgggcttgatgatgtctggagccatcgagttcgctagtggatatTTAGCGAGAGCCTCTACTTGACGCACCAGCTGTcgatgtttagacccggcaacctaccgagggggtacctaaggtagtgttttgtgtgtggggctcgccgaaaatcaggaactcgaaggtgaactcgaacacacgatttagataggttcggaccgcttatgttgtgtaataccctacgtcctgtgcgttggttggattgtattgattgatgattgtttggaggaggtccttgcctctccttatattgccgggggtagggttacaaatcggttgttgtacaagagtactagtcgaattcgaccacagagtcctactctaattgctatgattagtttcctaatccttgactagtcctTATCATCCACGTAGACCatgccatcctgcaccgtagtctccatgtctgacacgtgtTGGAGTACAGCCTCgtatgtaggactgtccaagcctcccggtgAGCCCATAGATGTATAGCCGACAGGAACAACGTTCGCTGCTTCAGCACTGCAACAAATACAATGGGCATCTAgggttttgctagttacctgGGCCATATTATCTTTTGTCTGgtcttttttttgttgttacTTCTTATGGGCTGACCCTTGTCTTTTTTTTCGCGCTAGTTTTTCTCGGCAATGGTGAACTCAGTGACATACACTAAAATGGATTGCATCTATTGTTCCAAACAAGCTAAAACCTTCCCAATCAAACGCTCCGCGCCTGCCTAGCAATCTCGCACCAATTTTTCCACCCGTCGGCGTGGTCCTCTCTGTTGCCTATTTTTTCCACCCACGCGCAGCTGGCGGGACCCCCGCTGTTTGATAGATAAATAGCGCGTGGTCCCGTGTGCACGTGGGGTTCTTTCCATAAATCGAATGGATGCTAAATATGGGGGGCTCTCCAGCTAGCGCTAAAAGGAGAGGCCTCTCTGTATAGTCACCTCTTTTTTAATAATACTTGATGATAGGTTGTTCACGTTCCATGCTTGATGCAAGCTTAACCTAGTTTTCTACAACCTCACCCAACTTTTTTcagctaatattttttttaacgtaaatggcaggagctctgcctttCTCTGCCTTTCAATTAATAAGGAAAGAATTTAAAGAACATAAGCAAACATCACTCATGCCGCTGCAGCCGTGCAAGAGTGCCCCGACACGTGCCTGGAgcgttataaaaaaaattatgtaatcTAAGTTAAGGACCGAAACGACCATTATATTGCTCTACGCATTCCTTTGTTCGCTCTGCCATCTAATGGACCGTTAGGAGCTTGTTTTCAAAAATTTGCCGGTTACACTCTTTCCACAGATTCCACATAATGTAGATGACCATTCCGTTGAAATCTCGTTGCTGATTTTTGTGAACAAACTTTTCCGCTGCCTCCCACCAATCTCTGATGTCATCGAAATTTGAGGGGTGTGCGTGCTGGGAAGCACAAATTGCTCCCATATATACAGAAACATGGGTCCAGACCGTTTGAGCACAGGGGTAGAGTAGggccctgtttgtatccgcttatttcccgcttattggtggaaataagcgataaacccacccaaacgccttgcttatttcccgcttgtcacgtaagccgcttagtTGAAAATCTGGAATAGAACTAGCGGGGTGCTTATCTCGTACGCGTGTCTGGAGACGCTTCTGGGGTAAGCGGACCATTTTTCCGCAGGTACCCTCGGCCACCGACGCCTCCAGCGTCcgcccccgcgcctcccgcaaccgccgccgctcccgaccgctccagatcccgccgccgccgctcgggtcGGCCGGCCCACCTCCCTACCTCCGCCGGGCTTGGCCCCCACTGCCGGCCGCCCCTGGATGCCGCGCCCTCTATTGCTTTGCCCATGCGCCTCCCGGACCGCTGCCGGTTGCCGGCTcccatccgccgcccgccctccggccgcgccgcctgggCTCGGCCCCCACctccgtccgcgccgccggacAGGCTCGGCCCCCGCCCGccctccgcccgcgccgcctgcgctcggcccccgccgcctgtcgccagccgcccctgccgccggccgcctgcgcttggcccccgccgccggccgctcctgCCGCCTAAAGTGTTAAGGGAGGGTAAGAAAAGACTAGTATTGAATACCTACTGTCAAGTTGATAGTGTTGATTACTAGTGCACGTCCTGGGCCTTCGAAATACTAGTATTGATATCTACCCGAAGCAATAGGAAGATTACAGAACTTGATAGTGTTGGATTGTTTGAATGCCAAGCTATCAACTTTAccaatgagctattatcagccttaggggcattcaggtcaatttaccaaccaggacaaacaATCGATACAAAATAATCAAGATTGctaaacaccctgcttattcagacagcagattctccagacagcaggcttatcagataagcttgcttgccagataagcgagtttcagaaaagcgtatacaaacaagGCCTAGGTTGAGGTGTTGCGCGGATTCCATTGACCCGTTGCATAAGGTGCAAGAGGTTTGGTGTGGCCATCCCCTAAGTGTGAGGTTGTCTGCTGTGAGAATTTTGATTTGGATGAGAATCAAGCAAACGGTTTACATTTATTTTCAGGTAAAAAACCTAGCACAGGCACAATCAACAACCCAAACAACTCCTAGCTTTTTAATAGCTACAAATTTTTGTAAGCTTTAGCTAATCCAAACAAAACATTTTTCCCAATGAAATGTGAAGGCCTACAAGAAGAACGAGTACCAGAAGTTGGGGAAAGGCAAATAGGCTGCAGCTTTTACCGCAGTTAATTTATCAGGTTAGGCTCCAAGTTGACTTTGTTGCTTCAAGCTATGTCAGCATTGGGTTGGTCCTGTCCTTTTTTTATAAGGACTGGTCCTGTCCTTGATGTCCTTACCCGGGTACTCTACACTTGCCAAACACAAGGAGAAAAATGTTTCTTTATACAACAATCGATGTATCAAGGATTCTAGACCAAGCAATTAAACGAGCTTAAGTGAAGTCAACACGATTAGAGCGTACCCCATGCGTAGGTGTAGGTTCAAGTCAAGAATAATCCCCTGTAAAAGTTCTTGCACGTGGCAGAGGCAGAAATATTTCTACTCTCTTTCCTACATGTCGAAATGCTACGAGGGGGAAAAGGGAAAAGGCTCCTGTGAAAGGGAAACTTGCAAGTTTCAAGGGCTAAAAAGGAAAACCGCACTCCCCTTCAAATCCCAAACTAACACCTGAAATCCGAGCGCAAAACCGGAGCATGCCAAAAAAACTCGAGGGCCACAACAGCAACCCCGGCCGCCCCCAACCTGAAAAACCGAACGAATCcccgcctcctcgtccccatCTCCGGCCTCCGCCCGCCCATCTCCCCCCATGTGGATGCCCTGGGTGAAGACGCGcccttcctccccctccccctcctccgcaacctccacctcctcgtcctccacatcgctcgtcgccgccgcctccccgcgccTGTCCTTTTCCTCCCCTTCCCTGAAGGACCTCCAGGCGCTGCTCCTCTCCGACGCCGCcacgccctccccgccgcccgccgcgccctgcTCCCCGTCGTCCAACACAGTCCGCGTCTTCCACCGCGTCCGCGTCGCGGCCTCGGCCCTCCGCGCGCTCCGCACCCTCCaggcgccgccgtccgccggcgccgccgccgccgacctccgcgTCGTGCTCTACTTCACCTCGCTCCACGTCGTCCGCGGCACCTACGAGGACTGCCGCGCCGTGCGCGCCATCCTGCGCGGGCtccgcgtcgccgtcgacgagcgCGACCTCGCCATGGACCCGCGCTACCTCCAGGagctcgccgcgctgctcccGCGCCACGCGCCCCCGCGGCGCGTGGCGCTCCCGCAGGTCTTCGTCGGTGGCCGCCACCTCGGAGGCGCCGACGAGGTTCGCCGCCTCCACGAGgccggcgagctccgccgcgtcGTGGCCGGCGCCGTCAcggcctccctcgccgcctgcggccggtgcggcggcgaGCGGTACGTGCTCTGCAGCAGCTGCAACGGCAGCCACAAGCGGTACAGcgtcaagggcggcggcggcttccgcaCCTGCGCCGGCTGCAACGAGAACGGCCTCGTCCGGTGCCCCGACTGCTCGCCGCCGGACGTCTGACGGCTCAGATCCGAGAGGTCACGATCCGATAACTTACTGAATGCTTTCTTCTTCCTAGTTTCAAACTTGAGACAAGAAATGGGTCCTGTGTCTGTGTAGTAGCTGTTAATCTTACTCGTTAGCCTAGTGTTGATTGGTTGCTAAATGTGGCCATTAGCAGTTCTTTTTTTCTAGCATTTTTTTCCTGCTATCCAACGCCTCTAATGCTGGctgttgcagacttgcagtaggATTTGCAGTAGAACAGCTGTTTGTTTCCTTGCTTCTCTCtggcttctcttttcctttgcgcTAAGCTATGCTGGAGGCAGATCTGGGGTTTGATTTGATACGGATTACTCTTAAATAACTTTGAGTGAAAGATAGATAAATGCGACTAGTTAGTAGTACCGGTTGAGATATAATTGAAGTGTATCTGTCTAGTAGTTGCGTGAAATTTGAAACAAGGTAGTTGTGTCAAATTGACTGTTGGGATTGTACTCCTACATGCCTGCAATTTATGCCATTCTCTTTTTTCAAAACGCTTCGCCGCGGCTGCCAGCGAGTTTGAATGGTTGGTGACCTGCCGTTCCTTGGTTAAGGAGTGCTGCCAAAGTTTCTTGAAAGCTGCTGCCCACCATACCCCATCGCGCGCAACGGTAGCACAGCATTTTGCTGCGCCCAGGCGAAGAAAGAAGGGAACCCTCTTGTTCCTTTCTTTTCGAACGGGCGTTCGTGCGGCGTTTGAATTCGATACGGTGGGCAAAGTTGCCGTTGGGGCTGTGTGTGCATTAGTGCACCGTACCCTTCTCGGAGAAGAAAAATGAGGCTTTGCAATCACGAATATAAACGGCGCCTTCTTTTTCCAAGCGGCACCTTTCAGGTTTGGTTGGGTCCCGGAAAGCTCCAAGCCGGGGGATTGGGGCGATGCTTGTACTCTAGTGCGATTCTTCTACTGTTATCCCTGCTCTACGCTTCCATGTTCTGACTACTCAAAATGACAGTGACCGTTCTCTTTGTCGGATCCTTGCTGGTAAATCGTAATCTTATCCGCCTAACCGGAATGGCAGTGctttctctctcactctctACTCTCACTCTCCATAAGAGAGCCACATCAGCATTTGAGGATAAAATAATGACAGGAGAGAGAAATCATTGCTTGATGTAGCGAGTGCCGCTAGCACGCGATTCCACATCGAGTGGGCCCCACCACCCAACCACGCGGGGCTGCCGCCGTGGGCGGCCCGACAACCTCCGTCGGGGCGGAGCTTGGCCTTGGCATCGCCGGCGCGGGTGGGGCAGGAAAGGCGCGCCGCAGCAACGAGGTCGGCAGCCTCCTTGAGGAGCAAGCGCGACGCCCAAACGGCGACGGCCGCCTGCTCTTCACGccgagcgacggcggcgagcggaacGGGCCGGCGTGTAGGTGGAGGAGCTCGGGGCTGTGAGCCACGGGCGGGGACGAGGAGCAGGGCGGCAAGTGCGAGGCGGGGCGCGTCATGGAGATGCGGCCACCGTCGCGCACTTCGGCGCAGGGCACGGCCACCGGGTGGTCCCACTGTGTCGCTGCCTCAGTCGCAACTGCCCCCGGTCGCATAGTTTAGCGCCCCGCCGCTCGGGAGAACAGGGCGTGGAGGCCCGAGCGTGGCGGCTGGCAGCGGCCGGCAAGGGTCAACGGTGAGGAGGTGCATGGCGGTCGGAGCGGTGGAGGGAGGTGAGCGCCGCAGCCGCCGATGTTTTTCATGGCGCGGTCATGATAGGTTGGGGCGCGGCAGGGCCATCGACGCATAAAGACAGAGGTCGAGGAGGGGCGCGGGCAAGGCAGAGCAGCGTGAGGGAAGGACGGAGAGATGAGAGCTTCGGGAGACAGGTACCCAACGGGGCATGACATGTGGATCCCATTATATATTTTGGAATAAGTGTTATAGCTAACCTGTTAGATGGATCATCTATAACGCTCTCTACAGTTGACGTGGACAGAGTTATAGAGAGCTGCTCTGTGTACCCATTGCGGGTGCCCTTTGCGTCATCTGCACCGGCTCCTATTCCGTGCGTGTGCGACAATGGCGAGAAGGTAGCAGGATGGGCCAGTCATGCTACTAGCGGCTAGCGCTCACGGCACCCTGCCACTTGGAGTCGCCAGGCGCTACACCTGTAACGCTGTACGTGCGCGCGACGGGAGCAGGCCAAGCGGCGCCGCGACACcggggtcgccgtcgccgtcgccacccgccaTCAGCCAGCGGCCGGTAGCGAGCAGAGGCGCCGCCGGTTGCGGGTGGAGCCTTGCGTTTTGGCTTGGGCacacgagccgcgacgagcttGCGCGGCTCGGGCGCAAGACCCACGTGGTGGGGCTCGGGCGCTCGGCGATCTCTCGcgatccctctcctcctctaGTCTGCGATCCCGTCCCAGTCGCGCACCACGCAACGTGCTACGAGCTGTGGACGGGGGCCCGCGGCTTGGCAGCCTTTGCTGCGGCTCCCGGCTGCATCACTGGATCAAAGTTGTCGCGCGCCGGAGCAGTGGTGCACCAGTGCTGCTTCTGCTGCTTTCTCACCGAGCCACTTCCCCTTTTCCCCTCCTGGCGCCTGCTGATCCGTGCACGGTAAAACGTTTGTTGAAGTCGCTGAATCGGTGAAATGGCTCAGCAGGCTCTGTTGCGCAGAAGGATGGCATAACCAGTGGTATTAATAGTGCCTATAATTACGTGCATCACATCTTCGAGCCGAGTTTAAGTCTGACAGCATAAATACTGTCCTTTTGCCGGGGCCTATGACACGAGCAAAACTAGCAGTGCTAACTTTGAATCGAAATCTATGTTATTTGAGCCGCATCAATTGCAAAATCGTgattagagggtgtttggttcccactcctgaattttagcacctgtcacattgaatgtttagatactaattagaagtattaaatactctcttcgttccaaattgtaagtcgttttagctcttttagattcataaatattactatgcatctaaacatacactatatttagatgcataataatatctatgaacctagaaaagtcaaaacgagctacaatttgaaacagagggagtataaactatttacaaaacccattgcacaaatggagactaaacggcaagacgaatctattaaagcctaattagtccatgatttgataatgtccATGGACTAATCATgggcattgtcaaatcatgaactaattaggcttaatagatttgtctcaccgtttagcctccatctgcgcaattagttttataattaactcatatttagtcctcctaattagccttcgatgtaacacggactaaactttagctcaagtaACCAAATACCCCCTTATGTGAATAGTAGCACCAATAGCTGAACAAGAAAGAATCATGAATACCGTGATGTCATGACAGTAGCGTGGCACAGGGGTAACAGGACTACAGAAGCGCGTGCTCGACGCGTCGACGCACAGATCGATCGCTCCAGGCAGCTCGTCGCTGAGGCCGCAGCGTTGATCGGTCGGCGGCCGACGAGGCGACGAGGCAACCAGGCAGCCGTACGTGGAATGCGGCTAGCCCCGTCTAGCAGTTGGCCATCAGGCACTGGCAGTGGGGGATGAGGCGCCCCCACGCCCAGTTGCAGCGGCCGTCCGCGTGGCCGTGATCCTTGCAGGTCATCATGCAGTCCTCGGTCACGCAGATCGGGTGGTGGTCGTCGTCCCTCCAGCAGCTCTCGTCCTGGGCAGTCGACACCGCCGCGCCTGCGAGGAGAGAAAAAACGAGATCACATGAAAACGCCGAGCTCGTCTCGTCACCTGAAGCGTAACGATGGCAGAAAAGAGGCTCACTGGAGGCGACGACGAGCAGCACCAGAATGGCGCGGCACAGGGCGGCCTTCCTCCAAGCCTCCATGGCGGAAACAAACGAGGTTGCGTGGACGAATTCGAAGGGGAGCCTGGCAATGGCAACGATGCCCGGTTCTGTTTTGTTGGCGTGGACTGTAGATAGTAGCGCTCCATATAAATGCAGAGGTCGTGAGGCCCAGAGGGAATATAGGCGCTGAAAGAAATCGGAGGTCAAGCGGGTAAACCGCCCCTCACAGTCTAAATAACACTAGGCACAATGGCACAAGTCTGACACCAGAGAAAATTCCATCGAAGGATGTATTAAAAATGAGAAATGAGAGAAAATTCGTGCGGCTAATGCCTAGCCTTCATATTGCTGGGCTCCTTCGTGTAGAGTTGACATATATGCATGGTCTCCATAGGCCCAAATAGTAGCTAGCGAACATGTGTCATGTTCAATTTGTTTTCATTCCAAGCTGCCACATTTGTTTGGCATAGCTCTAGCTCCAATAAATTTTAGAGCTGGACATTTGCTAGCTCTAAGAATTCATGGAGCAAAAAGCTAGGGATGCGCTGAGTGTGCTTATAGATTGACATACGCTGATACTAGTTTCAGAAAACATTATCTAGTTCAATCTAATCACAATGACGGTTCCTGCACAAGATTACCACAGACAGCAAGACGAGTACCTACTAATCACGAAATATATACCACAAGATCGAATGGGGAGTATAAATAACATGGCATTAGGCATTTATTCTAAGCTGTCAGGAACAGGAGTTCAGGGCATCGATTGTGCATGCATATATGTGGAGAGATTTCCTGCTGTCAAGCCACCTCGATCAGTTCCTGTTAGCCTTCAGCTGCGTCAGCTTcgcgggcgtcgccggcgttgATGAGAAACCGTCGTGCAGCTTGCCGCTCCTCCTCTCGCCGCTAACCCTCGGGCTGCCGCTGTCCGCTCCTAGCCCGATGGAGAGCTTGCTCAGGGCCTTCCGGGCATCGGTGCAGTACTTCTTGCTCGTGTCGAGCAGCGACGACACGCCCCATCGACGGCTCTGCAAGTCCTCACGGATCCTCTTCTTCTCTCCACGCGGCAGCGACGAGTCGCCGCTGATGGCTTTTTCGTTGTCTTCTTTGATGACGTCGCGtagcgtggtggtggtgatccTGCGGCTGTGGGAACGGGAACGGGAACGGGGTGAAGGCGCGTCGGCTCCGGGGCGAGGCGTCGCGTGCTGCGCTGcaggcgccggcaccggcgtcGGGCATCCCCTGAACCCGCAGACTGCCGGCTTCGCGCTCCAGGGGAAGAACACCATGAGCCCACAGGCTCTTGGCGTCATCTCTTCGGCCTCTGCGTCCATCCTGATCCGCTGCATCAGCTGCATGGGGACGCTGTCGTTGAGCAGCCTAGGCGTCCACCGGCGGTCCTCGTCGTGGCTGCTGCGAGTGCTAACCCGTCTTGGATGCCTGCCCGAGGCCGAGAACTCGGTGGCTTCCGCGGCGGGGTGGCGGGACCTGTCCTTGGAGAAGCTCGTCGCGCGGCCGACGAAGATATCCTCGAAGCGCTTGGACGTGACCCGGTCGAACGAGCCGGTCCGCTCGGGCGAGGAGATCCTGTCCAGCGCCTCGGAGAAGGacctgtcgtcgtcgtcgtcgtcggtgctAGCCTCGCTCGTGTTGCCGTAGTAGCTGTTCAGAGCGAGGCACGGCGGCTGCGGGCGCCCGGGCGGCGgcctcggtggcggcggcatcgTCGCCGCCAGCGCCTTCTTGTGCACGTCCCTGCCGCACGCGCTGTTCTTGGGAACGCCAGGGGAGCTCTCCCAGGAGAACGGCACGTGCGTCCGTAGCGGCGACGGTGACGAgtcgcggcggcagcgcggacGGGACGCGTCAACCGAGGCCCACGACCTCCGCGGCGTGGGGAGCGGCGAgtcgagcagcggcggcggcggctgcccgtCGGCATTGCGCTCCCTCTCCGTGGCGCGCTTGGTGATGATAGGATCCATGGAGGCTGGAGCACGACGCGAGCCAGAGGCAGAGCAGAACTGTAGCTACTGTCTGCAAGCATGCATCACCGGCATATACTACGTGGGGGCCGGGCCGGGGAAGGGGATCGTTTAAGAGTGCACGCGAAGGCTGCAGCGAAGCCGTTGAGCCTGCGCTGCCGACGCGTGCTTTTCCGCGAAAAGTTGCAGTAGCGGCGGTTGGGCTGTAGCGTCGTGTATGGTGGCGTGTCGGAGCTTCTTTGCTCGCTCCCGTGAGTGTGCTCGAGAGCTCCTTAATGGCGGAGGTTGCCGAAAGGAAGGAGACGATCGTGCTCAAAAGAAAAACGAGAGGATCCCAGAGGGAGGGTTTCTCGTTTGTGTGCAACTTGCGGGTAGTAAAGTGTGGGAGTGATCATGTGCTCGGTGGCAAGGGCAAGACCGCCCTGTTCAGCGATGTTCCGAATACACGGCCTCCGACGATACATACTAGGATATGAATATAGGACAGTTGATCAGGAGATCGTTCCATGGAGGCTGATGGGATCACATCGTTCCTCGCTATATTACATTAACCATTTGCTTGTGATTGAGGTGCTCTGACAGATCGTTCTATTCCATTCCTTTAACCAGAGTTTTGCAGATACAATTTTATTTCAATATCTGCATATGAGTGACATATATGCACTGAACGATTTATTATTATTCTGAGGCTCTCAGCATAGAGATTGTGACCAAACCAAAGTGCAAACAATAGCAAAGGTTCAAACTAACTAAAGTAAACTCGACTGCTCAAGCACGCAAGACATTCGTACAAAATGCTGTCCCCTTTCAATTGTTTAAACTGATTTTTTACGGGTGACATTTTAACTTCCAACGATTCGTGGTGTTCGACTTTCACATTGAAATTTATGGTAACTTTGAATTCCAACTTTTGAACTTTCACCAGGACTCCTCAATTAACTTTCCAAATTGAA
This window encodes:
- the LOC101755569 gene encoding uncharacterized protein At5g39865, with the protein product MWMPWVKTRPSSPSPSSATSTSSSSTSLVAAASPRLSFSSPSLKDLQALLLSDAATPSPPPAAPCSPSSNTVRVFHRVRVAASALRALRTLQAPPSAGAAAADLRVVLYFTSLHVVRGTYEDCRAVRAILRGLRVAVDERDLAMDPRYLQELAALLPRHAPPRRVALPQVFVGGRHLGGADEVRRLHEAGELRRVVAGAVTASLAACGRCGGERYVLCSSCNGSHKRYSVKGGGGFRTCAGCNENGLVRCPDCSPPDV
- the LOC101756785 gene encoding uncharacterized protein LOC101756785 yields the protein MDPIITKRATERERNADGQPPPPLLDSPLPTPRRSWASVDASRPRCRRDSSPSPLRTHVPFSWESSPGVPKNSACGRDVHKKALAATMPPPPRPPPGRPQPPCLALNSYYGNTSEASTDDDDDDRSFSEALDRISSPERTGSFDRVTSKRFEDIFVGRATSFSKDRSRHPAAEATEFSASGRHPRRVSTRSSHDEDRRWTPRLLNDSVPMQLMQRIRMDAEAEEMTPRACGLMVFFPWSAKPAVCGFRGCPTPVPAPAAQHATPRPGADAPSPRSRSRSHSRRITTTTLRDVIKEDNEKAISGDSSLPRGEKKRIREDLQSRRWGVSSLLDTSKKYCTDARKALSKLSIGLGADSGSPRVSGERRSGKLHDGFSSTPATPAKLTQLKANRN